The Palaemon carinicauda isolate YSFRI2023 chromosome 33, ASM3689809v2, whole genome shotgun sequence genome contains a region encoding:
- the LOC137626105 gene encoding levansucrase-like yields MDPGIADNTALQTCLDMDPRIADDTVLQTCLDLDPRIVDDTSLQTCSDMVPRIVDDTAPQTCSNKDLRIVDETALQTSSDRDPRIANDTALQTCSDMDPRIADNTALQTCSDMDPRIADDTIIQTCLDMDLRIADDTSLQTCSGMVPRIVDDTAPQTSSNKDLRIVDDTALQTCSDRDPRIANDTALQTYSDMDSRIADDTALQTCS; encoded by the coding sequence atggatccaGGAATAGCAGACAATACCGCACTCCAAACCTGTTTAGACATGGATCCAAGAATAGCAGACGATACCGTACTCCAAACTTGTTTGGACTTGGATCCAAGAATAGTAGATGATACCTCACTCCAAACCTGTTCGGACATGGTTCCAAGAATAGTAGACGATACTGCACCCCAAACCTGTTCGAACAAGGATCTAAGAATAGTAGACGAGACTGCACTCCAAACCAGTTCGGACAGGGATCCAAGAATAGCAAATGACACCGCACTTCAAAcctgttcggacatggatccaaGAATAGCAGACAATACTGCACTCCAAACCTGTTCAGACATGGATCCAAGAATAGCAGACGATACCATAATCCAAACTTGTTTGGACATGGATCTAAGAATAGCAGATGATACCTCACTCCAAACCTGTTCGGGAATGGTTCCAAGAATAGTAGACGATACTGCACCCCAAACCAGTTCGAACAAGGATCTAAGAATAGTAGACGATACTGCACTCCAAACCTGTTCGGACAGGGATCCAAGAATAGCAAATGACACCGCACTCCAAACCTATTCGGACATGGATTCAAGAATAGCAGACGATACAGCACTCCAAACCTGTTCGTAA